In one window of Helianthus annuus cultivar XRQ/B chromosome 17, HanXRQr2.0-SUNRISE, whole genome shotgun sequence DNA:
- the LOC110926162 gene encoding uncharacterized protein At1g27050, which translates to MSRKREKPYFSRHAPYNYPKRRRPHPTDPPIHDDYFPDQPSPSPGPTNTAVVITGLSSACSVLDLKSRFEIYGPISRTRMDSDGVAYVTFRSRESAESAISASVDPSFGITLNSTRVQVMWASDSVPQWREGVKKASSSSSSKLLRPELPLSRHGRGSKIGSAIVNSRDEKNDGNETVKTSGRRDLNVASRGREMVAYDDIL; encoded by the exons ATGAGTCGAAAGAGAGAGAAACCCTATTTCTCCCGCCACGCGCCGTACAACTACCCCAAGCGCCGCCGCCCTCACCCCACCGACCCACCAATCCACGACGACTACTTCCCGGACCAACCATCACCCTCCCCCGGTCCCACCAACACCGCCGTCGTAATCACCGGCCTCTCTTCCGCCTGCTCCGTACTCGATCTCAAGTCCAGATTCGAGATCTACGGCCCGATTTCCCGCACGCGCATGGACTCTGACGGCGTTGCTTACGTCACTTTCCGGTCAAGAGAGTCAGCTGAATCCGCTATCTCGGCGTCTGTTGATCCTTCGTTTGGCATCACTCTCAATTCCACTAGA GTACAAGTGATGTGGGCGAGTGATTCGGTGCCACAATGGAGGGAAGGGGTTAAGAAAGCTTCTTCTTCGTCGTCATCGAAGCTGTTGAGACCGGAGTTGCCCTTGAGCAGACATGGAAGAGGGAGTAAGATTGGGTCAGCAATTGTGAACTCTAGAGATGAAAAGAATGATGGTAATGAAACTGTCAAGACTAGTGGAAGAAGAGATTTGAATGTGGCATCTAGAGGTAGGGAAATGGTTGCTTATGATGATATTTTGTAA
- the LOC110926161 gene encoding ultraviolet-B receptor UVR8 — MEANERVEDEEEKQELWSWGAGTDGQLGTGKLQDEHVPQLLPVLPSLSLLSCGGAHVIALTHGKKVLTWGRGTSGQLGHGDLVNSLEPKSVEVLNNFNITHASAGWNHSGFVSECGYLFTCGDGSFGQLGHGDYVSQSYPVKVSHLASRHVCEIACGMRHSLALLKGEHGDQVYGFGSGKRGQLGISKEKVKSVSLPQSVSGLQEVDVSSISANGDHSAALSSDAHLYTWGRGFGGTPDVCCPNRVISRYSFKQAALGWNHALLLTDEGDILMLGGSHHGVLSNPQKEISVNQDLDQGQVKEIPGLDRIKVAGIASGSEHSVITTENGVIMTWGWGEHGQLGLGDTCDHTCPQVVNMAQDAAHEYTTSRVYCGSGFTFVVRAWRPR; from the exons ATGGAAGCAAATGAAAGAgtggaagatgaagaagaaaaacaagaattaTGGAGTTGGGGAGCAGGTACAGATGGACAGTTAGGAACCGGCAAGCTGCAAGATGAACACGTTCCGCAACTTCTCCCGGTTCTCCCTTCGTTATCGCTTCTTTCTTGTGGTGGAGCTCATGTCATCGCTCTCACTCACG GCAAAAAGGTGTTGACTTGGGGAAGAGGCACATCTGGTCAACTTGGCCATGGAGATCTGGTCAACAGCTTAGAACCAAAATCAGTAGAAGTTTTAAATAATTTCAATATAACCCATGCATCAGCTGGATGGAACCACTCCGGTTTTGTTTCAG AATGTGGGTACCTTTTTACTTGTGGAGATGGATCGTTTGGTCAGCTTGGGCATGGTGATTACGTGTCACAAAGTTATCCGGTAAAAGTGTCACATTTGGCGTCGAGGCATGTTTGCGAAATCGCGTGTGGGATGCGCCATTCACTAGCCTTGTTAAAAG GTGAACATGGAGACCAAGTATATGGTTTTGGATCCGGGAAGCGTGGTCAACTCGGAATATCTAAAGAAAAAGTCAAATCTGTAAGTCTTCCACAGAGTGTTTCCGGACTGCAGGAAGTCGATGTTAGTAGTATCAGTGCAAATGGAGATCATAGTGCAGCATTATCTT cTGACGCGCATTTATACACTTGGGGAAGAGGTTTTGGTGGTACTCCAGATGTGTGTTGTCCCAATCGTGTGATTTCACGCTACTCATTTAAGCAGGCTGCCTTAGGGTGGAATCATGCGTTACTTTTAACAG ACGAAGGAGACATTCTTATGCTTGGGGGGAGCCATCATGGGGTTCTTAGCAATCCTCAGAAGGAAATCTCGGTCAACC AGGATTTAGATCAAGGCCAAGTAAAGGAAATCCCTGGACTGGATAGGATAAAAGTTGCGGGAATTGCATCAGGATCAGAACACTCGGTCATCACTACAG AAAATGGAGTAATAATGACATGGGGATGGGGCGAACACGGTCAGCTTGGTTTAGGAGACACATGTGATCACACTTGTCCTCAGGTTGTAAACATGGCCCAAGATGCGGCACACGAATATACAACCTCAAGAGTCTACTGTGGAAGTGGTTTTACTTTTGTTGTTCGGGCTTGGAGGCCCAGATAG